One genomic window of Saccopteryx bilineata isolate mSacBil1 chromosome 4, mSacBil1_pri_phased_curated, whole genome shotgun sequence includes the following:
- the CTXN2 gene encoding cortexin-2 isoform X2, producing the protein MSSIYCSNSSAKMSVNEVSAFSLTLEQKTGFAFVGILCIFLGLLIIRCFKILLDPYSSMPSSTWEDEVEEFDKGTFEYALA; encoded by the coding sequence ATGAGTAGTATCTACTGCAGCAACTCTTCAGCTAAGATGAGTGTCAATGAAGTATCAGCTTTCTCATTGACTTTGGAGCAAAAAACTGGCTTTGCTTTTGTTGGGATTTTGTGTATTTTCTTGGGACTTCTTATTATCAGATGCTTCAAAATCCTGTTAGATCCATATAGTAGTATGCCTTCCTCTACGTGGGAAGATGAAGTTGAAGAGTTTGATAAAGGGACATTTGAATATGCACTTGCGTGA